A genomic region of Caloenas nicobarica isolate bCalNic1 chromosome 9, bCalNic1.hap1, whole genome shotgun sequence contains the following coding sequences:
- the LOC135992056 gene encoding cytochrome b-245 light chain, with protein sequence MGQIEWAMWANEQALAAGLIMLTGGIVAVAGQFKGWYFAAYAIAAGALVCLLEYPRSKRKKGSTMERCGQKYLTAVVKVFGPLTRNYYIRAVLHAALAVPAGFLLSTILGTVCLGIASGIYLLAAVRGEEWRPIEQKPRERPHVGDTIKQPPSNPPPRPPADARKKQPAEVGGQVNPIPVEAE encoded by the exons ATGGGGCAGATCGAATGGGCCATGTGGGCGAACGAGCAGGCGCTGGCGGCCGGGCTCA TCATGCTGACGGGCGGGATCGTGGCCGTGGCGGGGCAGTTCAAGGGCTGGTACTTCGCGGCGTACGCCAT CGCGGCAGGCGCCTTGGTCTGCCTGCTCGAGTACCCCCGGAGCAAGCGGAAAAAGGGCTCGACCATGGAGAGGTG CGGCCAGAAGTACCTGACGGCGGTGGTGAAGGTGTTTGGGCCCCTCACGAGGAATTACTACATCCGCGCCGTCCTGCACGCTGC CCTGGCCGTCCCCGCCGGTTTCCTCCTCTCCACCATCCTGGGCACCGTCTGCTTGGGCATCGCCAGCGGCATCTACCTGCTG gcagctgtgcGTGGGGAGGAGTGGAGACCCATCGAGCAGAAGCCCCGGGAGCGGCCACATGTTGGGGACACCATCAAGCAGCCGCCCAGCaaccccccgccccggccccctGCTGACGCCCGCAAGAAGCAGCCGGCAGAGGTGGGGGGGCAGGTGAACCCCATCCCCGTCGAGGCTGAGTAA
- the MVD gene encoding diphosphomevalonate decarboxylase: MAEERTLAMVTCTAPVNIAVIKYWGKRDNDLILPINSSLSVTLHQDQLKTTTTAAASQDFTEDRLWLNGEAADVGHPRLQACLREVRQLARKHRGGSAEDVAPLSLSYKIHIATENNFPTAAGLASSAAGYACLVSALAQLYGVEGELSEVARRGSGSACRSMLGGFVQWQRGERPDGRDSLARQVAPETHWPELRVLVMVVSGEKKPVGSTAGMQTSVDTSPLLKHRAEVVVPERLELMMRHIRERDFEGFGQLTMRDSNQFHATCLDTFPPIFYLNDISRHIIALAHRFNAHHGHTKVAYTFDAGPNAVIFMLADTVAEFVEVVKRSFPPAANGDQFVRGLPVGSASLPEELLAAVVMEPVPGAIRYILHTQPGPGPQLLDDPSQHLLGADGLPRRGG, translated from the exons ATGGCGGAGGAGCGGACGCTCGCCATGGTCACCTGCACGGCCCCGGTCAACATCGCCGTCATCAAGTACT GGGGCAAGCGTGACAATGACCTGATCCTGCCCATCAACTCTTCCCTGAGCGTGACGCTGCACCAGGACCAG CTGAAGACCACCACCACGGCCGCAGCCAGCCAGGACTTCACGGAGGACCGGCTGTGGCTGAACGGGGAGGCGGCCGACGTGGGGCACCCCCGGCTGCAGGCCTGCCTGCGGGAGG TGCGGCAGCTGGCCCGCAAGCACCGGGGCGGCAGCGCCGAGGACGTGGCCCCACTCAGCCTCTCCTACAAAATCCACATCGCCACCGAGAACAACTTCCCCACCGCCGCCGGTTTGGCGTCCTCCGCCGCCGGCTACGCCTGCCTGG TGTCGGCGCTGGCGCAGCTGTACGGCGTGGAGGGCGAGCTGTCGGAGGTGGCGCGGCGCGGCTCGGGCAGCGCCTGCCGCAGCATGTTGGGGGGCTTCGTGCAGTGGCAGCGGGGCGAGCGGCCGGATGGCAGGGACAGCCTGGCCCGGCAAGTGGCCCCCGAAACGCACTGGCCGGAGCTCAGAGTCCTCGTCATGGTG GTCAGCGGGGAGAAGAAGCCGGTGGGCAGCACGGCGGGGATGCAGACCAGCGTGGACACCAGCCCCTTGCTGAAG CACCGGGCAGAGGTGGTGGTACCAGAGCGCCTGGAGCTGATGATGCGGCACATCCGTGAGCGGGACTTTGAGGGCTTTGGGCAGCTCACCATGAGGGACAGCAACCAGTTCCACGCCACCTGCCTCGACACCTTCCCCCCCATCTTCTACCTCAACGACATCTCACGGCACATCATCGCCCTGGCACACCGCTTCAACGCCCACCACGGCCACACCAAG GTCGCCTACACCTTCGACGCCGGCCCCAACGCCGTCATCTTCATGCTGGCCGACACTGTGGCTGAGTTCGTGGAGGTGGTGAAACGCAGCTTCCCCCCTGCCGCCAATGGGGACCA GTTTGTGCGGGGGCTGCCCGTGGGCTCGGCCTCGctgccagaggagctgctggcggCCGTGGTGATGGAGCCGGTGCCAGGGGCCATCCGGTACATCCTGCACACCCAG CCTGGCCCCGGTCCCCAGCTCCTGGATGACCCCAGCCAGCACCTCCTGGGAGCGGACGGGctgccccgccgcggcggctgA
- the RNF166 gene encoding E3 ubiquitin-protein ligase RNF166 isoform X1, whose amino-acid sequence MFRNRLVAAAQRPQAPGGSPRPPPPAGPAAEALEAQFSCPICLEVFHRAVGIAGCGHTFCGECLQPCLQVPSPLCPLCRMPFDPKKVEKASSVEKQLASYKAPCRGCSKKVTLAKMRSHVSSCAKVQEQMANCPKFVPVVPTSQPIPSNIPNRSTFVCPYCGARNLDQQELVKHCMENHRNDPNKVVCPVCSAMPWGDPSYKSANFLQHLLHRHKFSYDTFVDYNIDEEAALQAALALSLSEN is encoded by the exons atgttCCGGAACCGGCTGGTGGCGGCGGCGCAGCGGCCCCAGGCCCCGGGCGGgtccccgcggccgccgcctcccgccggccccgccgccgagGCGCTGGAGGCGCAGTtcagctgccccatctgcctgGAGGTTTTCCACCGCGCCGTCGGCATCGCCGGCTGCGGACACAC GTTTTGCGGGGagtgcctgcagccctgcctgcaagTGCCGTCCCCGCTCTGCCCGCTCTGCCGCATGCCTTTTGACCCCAAGAAGGTGGAGAAGGCATCCAGCGTTGAGAAGCAGCTCGCGTCCTACAAAGCTccctgcagaggctgcagcaagAAG GTGACCCTCGCCAAGATGCGCTCTCACGTCTCATCCTGCGCGAAGGTGCAGGAGCAGATGGCCAACTGCCCCAAGTTTGTTCCCGTTGTCCCCACGTCCCAGCCGATCCCCAG CAACATTCCCAATCGCTCGACGTTCGTGTGCCCGTACTGCGGCGCCCGGAACCTGgaccagcaggagctggtgaaGCACTGCATGGAGAACCACCGCAACGACCCCAACAAAGTG GTGTGCCCGGTCTGCTCAGCCATGCCCTGGGGGGACCCCAGCTACAAAAGCGCCAACTTTCTCCAGCACCTTCTCCACCGGCACAAGTTCTCCTATGACACCTTTGTG GACTATAACATCGACGAGGAGGCGGCGTTGCAGGCCGCCCTGGCGCTGTCGCTCTCTGAGAACTGA
- the RNF166 gene encoding E3 ubiquitin-protein ligase RNF166 isoform X2: MPFDPKKVEKASSVEKQLASYKAPCRGCSKKVTLAKMRSHVSSCAKVQEQMANCPKFVPVVPTSQPIPSNIPNRSTFVCPYCGARNLDQQELVKHCMENHRNDPNKVVCPVCSAMPWGDPSYKSANFLQHLLHRHKFSYDTFVDYNIDEEAALQAALALSLSEN, from the exons ATGCCTTTTGACCCCAAGAAGGTGGAGAAGGCATCCAGCGTTGAGAAGCAGCTCGCGTCCTACAAAGCTccctgcagaggctgcagcaagAAG GTGACCCTCGCCAAGATGCGCTCTCACGTCTCATCCTGCGCGAAGGTGCAGGAGCAGATGGCCAACTGCCCCAAGTTTGTTCCCGTTGTCCCCACGTCCCAGCCGATCCCCAG CAACATTCCCAATCGCTCGACGTTCGTGTGCCCGTACTGCGGCGCCCGGAACCTGgaccagcaggagctggtgaaGCACTGCATGGAGAACCACCGCAACGACCCCAACAAAGTG GTGTGCCCGGTCTGCTCAGCCATGCCCTGGGGGGACCCCAGCTACAAAAGCGCCAACTTTCTCCAGCACCTTCTCCACCGGCACAAGTTCTCCTATGACACCTTTGTG GACTATAACATCGACGAGGAGGCGGCGTTGCAGGCCGCCCTGGCGCTGTCGCTCTCTGAGAACTGA
- the CTU2 gene encoding cytoplasmic tRNA 2-thiolation protein 2, whose translation MCEAAADGGCGAGAGPARRRRGHGHSHPRPCMKCGGSAALIIRVGDPFCRGCFHDYFVHKFRAMLGKNRVIFPGEKVLLALSGGPTSSAMLRQVQEGLSRETAKRLRFVPSLIYVDEGAVRGQSPAQREQSLARMEALLQATGFPFHLAHLEQALELPASILRPGPGGSGEPGPSYKEAVEGFIQQQRQEGDTHGGTSPPGPSTQVGDPADPRLPAPARTQELLRLFEAVETATAREELLQMLRTHLILQTARTKGYAKVMTGESCTRVAIKLLTNLALGRGAFLAVDTGFMDDRHGDVLVVRPMRDYTAKEIAFYNHFFHVPTVIAPPLRTKRREKSSIHRLIERFLLGLQEDYPATISTVYRTGEKLSPAPAKASSESERCLLCLCALDIAGEEELALEPTLIMEEPEENGCCQDPPAARAESKAAFIPLLCYGCRLTFKELGPLATLPPYVRAEAQRRIRSAEMEQQSPEVPREDEEPGKS comes from the exons ATGTGCGAGGCGGCGGCGGATGGCGGgtgcggggcgggcgcggggccggcacGGCGCCGCCGCGGCCACGGACACAG CCACCCGCGACCCTGCATGAAGTGCGGGGGCTCCGCCGCCCTCATCATCCGCGTTGGGGACCCGTTCTGCCG CGGCTGCTTCCATGATTACTTCGTGCACAAGTTCCGCGCAATGCTGGGCAAGAACCGCGTCATCTTCCCGGGAGAGAAG GTGCTGCTGGCGCTGTCGGGGGGCCCAACGTCCAGTGCCATGCTCCGGCAGGTGCAGGAG GGGCTGAGCCGGGAGACGGCCAAGAGGCTCCGCTTTGTCCCCAGCCTCATCTACGTTGATG AGGGAGCGGTGCGGGGACAGAGCCCGGCGCAGcgggagcagagcctggcccgCATGGAGGCCCTGCTGCAAGCAACTGGCTTCCCCTTCCACCTGGCCCACCTGGAGCAG GCGCTGGAGCTGCCCGCATCCATCTTGCGACCGGGTccgggggggtctggggagCCCGGCCCATCCTACAAGGAGGCTGTGGAGGGTTTCAtccagcagcagcggcaggaGGGGGACACACATGGTGGCACTTCGCCCCCTGGTCCCAGCACCCAGGTGGGGGACCCGGCTGACCCCCGCCTGCCCGCCCCTGCCCgcacccaggagctgctgcggctCTTTGAGGCCGTGGAGACGGCGACGGcgagagaggagctgctgcagatgttGCG GACCCACCTCATCCTGCAGACGGCCCGGACCAAGGGCTACGCCAAGGTGATGACAGGCGAGAGCTGCACCCGTGTGGCCATCAAGCTCCTCACCAACCTGGCGCTGGGTCGCGGTGCCTTCCTCGCCGTTGACACA GGATTCATGGACGACCGCCACGGCGACGTGCTGGTGGTGCGGCCCATGCGGGACTACACGGCCAAGGAGATCGCCTTCTACAACCACTTCTTCCACGTCCCCACCGTCATCGCGCCACCCCTCCGCACCAAG CGCCGGGAGAAGTCCAGCATCCACCGCCTGATAGAACGGttcctcctggggctgcaggaggattATCCCGCCACCATCAGCACCGTCTACCG GACGGGTGAGAAGCtgagcccagccccagccaagGCGAGCAGCGAGTCGGAGcgctgcctgctctgcctgtgcGCCTTGGACATTGCTGGGG AGGAGGAGCTGGCCCTGGAGCCCACGCTGATCATGGAGGAGCCCGAGGAGAATGGGTGCTGCCAGGACCCTCCAGCAGCACG ggctgAGAGCAAAGCCGCCTTCATCCCGCTGCTCTGCTACGGCTGCCGCCTCACTTTCAAGGAACTG GGTCCCCTCGCCACGCTGCCACCCTACGTGCGCGCTGAGGCCCAGCGCAGGATCCGCAG TGCAGAGATGGAGCAGCAGAGCCCGGAGGTCCCGCGGGAGGATGAGGAGCCCGGCAAGAGCTGA